Sequence from the Pseudomonas sp. 7SR1 genome:
TGTCGAACCTGCTGTCCAAGGCCGAGCCGACGGTCAATGCGCCTGAAGCCCGCTACTTCGATAATGCCGTGGAATTTTCGCTCAACTCGGCGATTCAACAGGCCTATGCGTCGGTGCAACCGCTGATGGAAAAACGCGAATACGCCGAAGCGCTGGCGCGCCTGGCGGCATTGCGCGAGCCTGTCGATGCGTTCTTTGACGCCGTGATGGTGAATGCGGACAACGAAGACGTGCGCAGGAACCGCTATGCATTGCTGGCCCGCCTGCGCGGGCTGTTCCTCAACATCGCCGATATTTCCGTGCTGGGTTGAGGAGCCGCTGTTGAAACTGCTGATTCTCGATCGGGATGGGGTGATCAATCACGACTCCGACGCTTACATCAAATCGGTGGAGGAGTGGTTGCCGATCCCCGGCTCGATCGAAGCCATCGCGCAGTTGAGCAAGGCCGGCTGGACGGTGGCGGTCGCCACCAACCAGTCGGGCATTGCCCGCGGTTATTATGACCTCGCGGTACTGCATGCCATGCATGAGCGCTTGCGCGACCTGGTGGCCGGGCAGGGCGGCGAAGTCGGCCTGATCGTCTACTGCCCCCACGGGCCGGATGACGGTTGCGATTGCCGCAAGCCCAAGCCAGGCATGCTCAAGGCCATAGCAGCGCATTACGACGTGCCGCTTGCGGGCGTGTGGTTCGTTGGCGACAGCCTCGG
This genomic interval carries:
- the gmhB gene encoding D-glycero-beta-D-manno-heptose 1,7-bisphosphate 7-phosphatase, which codes for MKLLILDRDGVINHDSDAYIKSVEEWLPIPGSIEAIAQLSKAGWTVAVATNQSGIARGYYDLAVLHAMHERLRDLVAGQGGEVGLIVYCPHGPDDGCDCRKPKPGMLKAIAAHYDVPLAGVWFVGDSLGDLEAAKAVDCQPVLVKTGKGEKTLGKTLPVGTLIFDDLAAIAAELIHN